In Streptomyces rapamycinicus NRRL 5491, the genomic stretch GGCAGGTTGAAGCGGAGGTAAGACTTCGTGGAGGACCGAACCCACCAGGGTTGAAAACCTGGGGGATGACCTGTGGTTAGGGGTGAAAGGCCAATCAAACTCCGTGATAGCTGGTTCTCCCCGAAATGCATTTAGGTGCAGCGTCGTGTGTTTCTTGCCGGAGGTAGAGCACTGGATAGGCGATGGGCCCTACCGGGTTACTGACCTTAGCCAAACTCCGAATGCCGGTAAGTGAGAGCGCGGCAGTGAGACTGTGGGGGATAAGCTCCATGGTCGAGAGGGAAACAGCCCAGAGCATCGACTAAGGCCCCTAAGCGTACGCTAAGTGGGAAAGGATGTGGAGTCGCAGAGACAACCAGGAGGTTGGCTTAGAAGCAGCCATCCTTGAAAGAGTGCGTAATAGCTCACTGGTCAAGTGATTCCGCGCCGACAATGTAGCGGGGCTCAAGCGTACCGCCGAAGTCGTGTCATTGCAGCATGTGGTCCAACGATCGCTGTGATGGGTAGGGGAGCGTCGTGTGCCGGGTGAAGCAGCCGTGTAAGCGAGTTGTGGATGGTTCACGAGTGAGAATGCAGGCATGAGTAGCGATACACACGTGGGAAACGTGTGCGCCGATTGACTAAGGGTTCCTGGGTCAAGCTGATCTGCCCAGGGTAAGTCGGGACCTAAGGCGAGGCCGACAGGCGTAGTCGATGGACAACCGGTTGATATTCCGGTACCCGCTTTGAAACGCCCAGTATCGAATCCTCTGATGCTAAGGCCGTGAAGCCGCCCTGATCTCTTCGGAGTTGAGGGGAGTGGTGGAGCCGCTGATCCAAGGTGGTAGTAGGTAAGTGATGGGGTGACGCAGGAAGGTAGTCCAGCCCGGGCGGTGGTTGTCCCGGGGTAAGGGTGTAGCCCGAGGGGTAGGTAAATCCGTCTCTCATGTGGGTGAGACCTGATGCCGAGCCGATTGTGGTGAAGTGGATGATCCTATGCTGTCGAGAAAAGCCTCTAGCGAGTTTCATGGCGGCCCGTACCCTAAACCGACTCAGGTGGTCAGGTAGAGAATACCGAGGCGTTCGGGTGAACTATGGTTAAGGAACTCGGCAAAATGCCCCCGTAACTTCGGGAGAAGGGGGGCCATTGCTGGTGATGGGATTTTCTCCTTGAGCTGGTGGTGGCCGCAGAGACCAGCGAGAAGCGACTGTTTACTAAAAACACAGGTCCGTGCGAAGCCGTAAGGCGATGTATACGGACTGACGCCTGCCCGGTGCTGGAACGTTAAGGGGACCGGTTAGTCGACTTTCGGGTCGGCGAGGCTGAGAACTTAAGCGCCAGTAAACGGCGGTGGTAACTATAACCATCCTAAGGTAGCGAAATTCCTTGTCGGGTAAGTTCCGACCTGCACGAATGGCGTAACGACTTCTCGACTGTCTCAACCATAGGCCCGGTGAAATTGCATTACGAGTAAAGATGCTCGTTTCGCGCAGCAGGACGGAAAGACCCCGGGACCTTTACTATAGCTTGATATTGGTGTTCGGTTCGGCTTGTGTAGGATAGGTGGGAGACTGTGAACTCTGGACGCCAGTTCAGGGGGAGTCATTGTTGAAATACCACTCTGGTCGTGCTGGATGTCTAACCTGGGTCCGTGATCCGGATCAGGGACAGTGTCTGGTGGGTAGTTTAACTGGGGCGGTTGCCTCCTAAAGGGTAACGGAGGCGCCCAAAGGTTCCCTCAGCCTGGTTGGCAATCAGGTGTTGAGTGTAAGTGCACAAGGGAGCTTGACTGTGAGACCGACGGGTCGAGCAGGGACGAAAGTCGGGACTAGTGATCCGGCGGTGGCTTGTGGAAGCGCCGTCGCTCAACGGATAAAAGGTACCCCGGGGATAACAGGCTGATCTTCCCCAAGAGTCCATATCGACGGGATGGTTTGGCACCTCGATGTCGGCTCGTCGCATCCTGGGGCTGGAGTCGGTCCCAAGGGTTGGGCTGTTCGCCCATTAAAGCGGTACGCGAGCTGGGTTTAGAACGTCGTGAGACAGTTCGGTCCCTATCCGCTGTGCGCGTAGGAGTCTTGAGAAGGGCTGTCCCTAGTACGAGAGGACCGGGACGGACGAACCTCTGGTGTGCCAGTTGTTCTGCCAAGGGCATGGCTGGTTGGCTACGTTCGGGAGGGATAACCGCTGAAAGCATCTAAGCGGGAAGCCTGCTTCGAGATGAGGGCTCCCACCCACTTGATGGGTTAAGGCTCCCAGTAGACGACTGGGTTGATAGGCCAGATATGGAAGCCGGGTGACCGGTGGAGTTGACTGGTACTAATAGGCCGAGGGCTTGTCCTCAGATGCTCGCGTCCACTGTGTGGTTCCCGGGTTGCGAACAGTCGCACCGGTGAATCAGTTCCACTTTACTTAATTGAAGAGTGTGCTTGTTCGCTAGAACCCGATAGGGTTTCGGTGGTCATTGCGTTAGGGAAACGCCCGGTTACATTCCGAACCCGGAAGCTAAGCCTTTCAGCGCCGATGGTACTGCAGGGGGGACCCTGTGGGAGAGTAGGACGCCGCCGAACAATCTTTGAAGGACCCTTGGTCCCAGCGTGCATGCTGGGACCAAGGGTCCTTTTTGTTTTTGCTGGACCCGCATCGGCGTGGCTGGTGCGGGAGAATGGCTGAAGTACATGAAGACAGGAGTCACGCCGATGTCCACCAACTCTCCCGACGACCGGTCGGGCCGCGAGCCGCGGGGCCGGGAAGCCGGCGACCGGCGGGAGGCCCGCGGCTCCGGGCCGCGCCGCGACGGCGGTCGTGGTGGTTTCCGGCGTGACGACCGCCGCGATGAGCGACCGCGCGGGCCGCGTCGTGATGATGACCGTGGCAGTTCCCGCCGAGATGATGACCGTGGCGGCTTCCGCCGCGACGACCGTCGGGACGAGCGCCGGGATGATCGCCGCGACGATCGGTCGCGTGGCCCGCGTCGGGACGATGATCGCGGAGGCCGCCCCGGCGGCTATGGGCGCCGCGATGACCGAGGTGGCCGCCCCGCCGGGCGTTACGAGCGCCGGGACGACCGGCGGGATGACCGTCGGGACGATCGTCGTGACGAGCGACCGCGTGGGCCTCGCCGTGAGGACCGCGACGGTGGCTCCCGCCAGGCCGGTTTCCGCCGGGACCGTGACGATCGGCCGGGCTTCCGCCGGGACGATGACCGTGGTGGCTACCGGCGCGACGAGCGCCGGGATGATCGCCGCGACGATCGTCGTGACGACCGTGGTGGGTTCCGCCGTGCTGACCGCGATCGTGACCGTGGCGGCCGAGGTGGCGGCCACGACCGGCGGGATGAGCGGCCCTCGTTCCGTCGTGATGATGACCGTGGTGGGTTCCGGCGGGATGAGCGTCGGGATGAGCGGCCCTCGTTCCGTCGTGATGATGACCGTGGTGGGTTCCGGCGGGATGAGCGTCGGGATGAGCGGCCTTCGTTCCGTCGTGATGATGACCGTGGTGGGTTCCGGCGTGACGACCGGCGGGATGAGCGGCCCTCGTACCGCCGTGATGATGACCGTGGTGGGTTCCGGCGGGATGAGCGCCGGGATGAGCGGCCTTCGTTCCGTCGTGATGATGACCGTGGTGGGTTCCGGCGTGACGATCGTCGGGATGACCGTCGTGACGAGCGGCCGCGTGGGCCTCGCCGTGATGACCGCGACGGTGGCTCCCGGGGTGGTCGGGACGACCGTGGGCCGCGTCGTCCGTACGGTCAGGGCCGGGGGCGCGACGACCGGCGCTCCGGCGGCGGTGGGTTCAATCGCCGTGACGACCGCGGCGGCGGCTACGGGCGTCGCGAAGAGCGCGGCAGGGACCGCGACCGCGAGCCGATCAAGCGGCTGCCGATCCCCGAGGACGTCACCGGCGAGGAGATCGACAAGAGCGTGCGGCAGGAGCTGATGAGCCTGCCGAAGACCCTCGCCGAGGACGTCGCGAAGAACCTCGTCATGGTGGCCAAGCTGCTGGATGACGAGCCCGAGCGGGCGTACCAGTACTCGCGGGTCGCCCTGCGGCTCGCCTCCCGGGTGGCCGCCGTGCGCGAGGCCGCGGGCTTCGCCTCGTACGCCGTCGGGAAGTACGCCGAGGCGCTCGCGGAGTTCCGCGCCGCGCGCCGGATGACCGGCAACTCCGAGCTGTGGCCGGTGATGGCCGACTGCGAGCGTGGCATGGGCCGTCCCGAGCGGGCGCTGGCCATGGCCGGTGAGCCGGAGGTGCAGAAGCTGGACCGGGCCGGTCAGGTCGAGATGCGGATGGTGGCCGCCGGTGCCCGGCGTGACATGGGCCAGGCCGACGCCGCCGTGGTCACCCTGCAGAGCCCCGAGTTGGCCTCGAACTCCATCCAGCCCTGGACCGCCCGGCTGCGCTACGCGTACGCCGACGCGCTGCTGGCCGTCGACCGCGAGGACGAGGCCCGCGAGTGGTTCGCCAAGGCGCTCGAGGCGGATCAGAGCGGGAGCACGGACGCGTCGGACCGGCTCGCCGAGCTGGACGGGGTCGAGTTCGTGGACGCCCTGGACCCCGAGGAGGCGGCGGACGGCGACGCTCGCCAGCCCGTCGAGGAGTCGGAGGCTGACGAGGTCCCGTCCGACGAGGTCCCGTCCGACGAGGACATGGTCGAGCCCGAGGCCGACGACGTCGAGGACATCGAGCCGGTGGCCGAGGCCATGTCAGAGGGCCAGGGAGCCGCGCCCGACGAGGACGGCGACGACCGCTGATGCCATGACATGAGGGGGCGGGATCCCGGACCGGGATCCCGCCCCCTCCGCATGTCCGGCCGCATGTCCGCGCCCTGAGGGTTCCACGCCCGAAGGGCTCACCCCAGCGTCAGGCTCCGCAGCACCAGCCCCGTCGCGGGCTTCGGCCCGAAGGACGTCGACTTGTGCGGCATCGCGATGCCCTGCCGCGCCAACTCGTGCACGACGTCCTCGCGCACCGGATGCATCAGCACCACCGTTCCGCCCAGCCGTTCCGCCTGCTCGACCGCCGCCGTCGGATCGTGGAGGTAGCCGATGTGCTCGGGTGTGTCCGGGACGTTCCACAGATGGTCCAGCAGGGTGTGGTGGAGCACCGTCGCGTCCAGTGTCCGCCATGCCTCCGGGCGTCCTTCGGGGACCGTACGGGCCAGCAGCTCCGGATCCGGCCGGTCCAGGAGGTGGAAGCGGCCGTCCCCGGCCAGCAGGAAGGCGTTCGGAGCGCCGGGCTCGGCGCGCGCCGTCTCTGCCGCCTCGGCGAGGGTTTCCAGGGCGCGCGGCAGCGGGCCGTCGACCGTCCGCACCCGGAAGGCGCGCCGTACCGCCGGAAGCGCCTCGTCCGGCGACAGCCGGCGGAGCAGCCGGTGGATGGCCCGGACCCGGAGCGGATAGCGGGCGGTGTCGACGAGCAGGACGAGCCCGAAGTCCCAGGGGCCGGGCTCCCGTCGCTCCTCGCGCAGCCGCAGATAGGTGGCCCAGCGGTGGTGGCCGTCGGCGATGAGGGCCTGGTGGTGGCGGAGGTCGGTGGAGACCTCCACGAGGTCGGCGGGGTTCGTGACCCGCCACAGATGGTGGTCGACGCCGTCCTCGGTGGTCGTGGAGAGCAGCGGCTCGCGCAGGATGGTGCGTTCGATGACCTGCGCCGCCCCGCCGGTGCCAGGCCCGGCGGCCTCCTGGCCGGCGGCTCCGTTCCCTGAGGCTCTGTTCCCTGACGTCCCGTTTCCCGAGGTCCCGTTGCCGTTGCCGTTCCCGTTGCCGCGGTAGGCGAGCAGCAGCGGCTCCAGATGGGCGGCGGTGGCCCGCATCAGATCGGCTCGGTCCTCGACGATATGCGGCATGACCTCCTCGTGGGGGAGGACGATGCCCTCCTCGCGGGGGCTCAGCCGCAGCGCGCCGATCAGCCCGCGCTGGAGGGTCGGGCCGTCGCGCTGCTCGTAGACGTAGAGCGCGGGTTCGGGGTCCGGGGCGAGCACTCCGTCCGCCTGCCAGCGGCGCAGTGTCTCGGCGGCCTGGCGGTGGCGGGCCTCCGGGGTCCCGGCCTGCGGCAGGATCAGCCGGACGATGTTGTACGGGTCCGCCGTCTCGAGCTCGCGCAGACCCTCGGGCCTGACCACCACGTCGTAGGGCGGTGAGGTGACGGCGGCGAGGCTGCCGACCCGCTCCGCGACGTAGCGCAGCCCCCGGAAGGGGGTGAGCTGCAGACCTTGTCCGCCAGGCCCTGGAATGCTCATCAGTGAATGTTATGCCCCGCGCGGCGATACGCGATGATCGGGGGAGAAGCGCACAGATCTGCGAGGAGTGGCCCCCATGAACCAGCCCGTCCGCACCCGGCCCGAGTCGAGCCG encodes the following:
- a CDS encoding DUF1015 family protein, whose protein sequence is MSIPGPGGQGLQLTPFRGLRYVAERVGSLAAVTSPPYDVVVRPEGLRELETADPYNIVRLILPQAGTPEARHRQAAETLRRWQADGVLAPDPEPALYVYEQRDGPTLQRGLIGALRLSPREEGIVLPHEEVMPHIVEDRADLMRATAAHLEPLLLAYRGNGNGNGNGTSGNGTSGNRASGNGAAGQEAAGPGTGGAAQVIERTILREPLLSTTTEDGVDHHLWRVTNPADLVEVSTDLRHHQALIADGHHRWATYLRLREERREPGPWDFGLVLLVDTARYPLRVRAIHRLLRRLSPDEALPAVRRAFRVRTVDGPLPRALETLAEAAETARAEPGAPNAFLLAGDGRFHLLDRPDPELLARTVPEGRPEAWRTLDATVLHHTLLDHLWNVPDTPEHIGYLHDPTAAVEQAERLGGTVVLMHPVREDVVHELARQGIAMPHKSTSFGPKPATGLVLRSLTLG